In Salvelinus namaycush isolate Seneca chromosome 17, SaNama_1.0, whole genome shotgun sequence, one genomic interval encodes:
- the simc1 gene encoding SUMO-interacting motif-containing protein 1: protein MDDIISLSSGSGEDSDVEVVGVYSDTENKAEAIPFIRGGWVNLAAYTPFVIDITGRRWALPPPRRRRRRDPGGPVEVVDLSDNNLSDHSDPGPVSPLPQGEKKTEGLSKHKGPHTKSPDSLSRSPTEQELENKAVLKAEERDILESNQSSLRDSSSTGPPDVKNAVKCSDVDIPKCPVKSPSVPKSEPPAEKAKASVSSSYQITWESQQCLGITSQPLCEGKEETECLKAKTQTSITIPNEAPTSCTGKVEKHALEEQEIESMFTTYTPLLTEEREEPGSPQSLLYATLSLSPQSLDSPYYVPDDTDPDHFRFSEDWGVHETRHNDTCYSPTHIPFESSLSPPLPDDQTVCLNQSLKQDPVYPYSSPTNGTGSVLLEEINQLQGLNRTISSPCSPSIEPDQQAPQNSQLTTGSNSPGSCMGGTHSNNESQPNRTPSLTSTVILAGESPDWPVDETDADLVMDSPLYMCSSIPSDPPMSLRSEDMDVEAGPRSPEASQPGLGAEGLMTTAWRDGNEGEEMGGERVGGENDMEVSREDRRYVCPIQLRKLRQLMAGPVQHLEDEEEEDDGFGDPEPLCRQSLSLVYSTMEENYPEGTLQLLSDLLQPRFFPPIDITTHLLRGILLDPQCPDFLCLEAYTLLMRTQRHNHTDQTTIPWDWELLTSVMAAEQSRGRRLCCEVVRMLLQYVVQTMEDDFRVKLSFRDLHHSIAKATLSCDVRFTQVRDVINWLFAAIVKSTGDKGNMSANIEVKTQKEKDEHLKMVFLLQKMLSFALEVDRSPALNSSKLSGELFHTLISTVCLRQHRMLMLETLESRLLRCKLIEHLLHHASPQKTPLPMSLSLLLHFLHNATLPPDPTDGAESWKKWEELVQLLWMLLLSYEEVMKGHLRSAVTERGGYGRAPIQTVNDSLSRLAVQEAIETFLSRAQADLGQDLPPHIHESLTYLQDHLLASSH from the exons ATGGATGATATAATTTCGCTCAGCTCGGGGAGCGGAGAGGACTCGGATGTTGAAGTTGTTGGCGTTTACAGTGACACCGAGAACAAGGCCGAAGCAATACCTTTTATCAGAGGAGGATGGGTCAATCTGGCTGCCTACACACCG TTTGTGATTGACATTACTGGTCGGAGGTGGGCACTACCACCACCAAGGAGGCGCAGGAGGAGGGACCCAGGTGGGCCTGTAGAAGTGGTGGACTTGAGTGACAACAACCTCTCGGATCACTCAGATCCAGGGCCGGTGAGTCCACTACCTCAGGGAGAGAAAAAGACTGAGGGACTTTCAAAACACAAAGGACCACACACCAAAAGTCCAGATTCTCTGTCCCGCTCCCCAACTGAACAAGAGTTGGAGAACAAAGCTGTTTTAAAAGCAGAAGAACGTGACATCCTTGAGTCCAATCAGAGTTCTCTCAGGGATTCATCTTCAACTGGACCACCAGATGTCAAGAACGCTGTGAAATGCTCAGACGTAGACATTCCAAAATGTCCGGTCAAATCACCAAGTGTGCCTAAATCTGAACCGCCAGCAGAGAAGGCAAAAGCCTCAGTGTCTTCCTCTTACCAGATAACTTGGGAGTCACAACAGTGCTTGGGTATAACTTCTCAACCACTGTGTgaagggaaagaagagacagaatGCCTCAAGGCCAAGACCCAAACCTCAATAACCATTCCAAATGAAGCTCCGACAAGCTGCACTGGAAAAGTAGAAAAGCATGCATTGGAAGAGCAAGAAATAGAGTCTATGTTTACAACGTATACACCTCTTCTGACAGAGGAAAGGGAAGAACCAGGGTCTCCACAATCATTACTCTAtgctactctctccctctccccccaaagCCTAGACAGCCCCTATTACGTCCCTGATGATACAGACCCAGACCATTTCAGGTTCTCAGAGGATTGGGGTGTACATGAAACTCGGCACAACGACACCTGTTATTCCCCTACACACATCCCCTttgagagctctctctctccacctctacctGATGATCAGACAGTGTGTCTCAACCAGAGTCTTAAACAGGATCCAGTCTACCCCTATAGCTCCCCTACCAATGGCACAGGATCAGTGCTGTTGGAGGAAATAAATCAACTTCAGGGCTTAAACCGCACCATCTCCAGTCCCTGCTCTCCTTCCATAGAACCAGACCAGCAGGCTCCCCAGAATTCCCAGCTAACCACCGGCTCCAACTCCCCTGGCTCCTGCATGGGAGGAACTCATAGCAATAATGAGAGCCAGCCCAACCGGACCCCCAGCCTTACGTCCACAGTCATCCTAGCTGGGGAGTCCCCAGACTGGCCTGTGGATGAGACTGATGCGGATCTGGTTATGGATAGCCCCCTGTACATGTGTAGTAGTATCCCTAGTGACCCTCCCATGTCGCTGCGGTCTGAGGACATGGATGTGGAGGCAGGGCCCAGATCTCCTGAGGCCAGCCAGCCTGGTTTGGGGGCTGAGGGCTTGATGACTACTGCATGGAGGGATGGcaatgaaggagaggagatgggtggAGAGAGGGTTGGTGGTGAGAATGACATGGAGGTCAGCAGAGAGGACAGACGCTATGTGTGTCCAATCCAGCTCAGGAAACTGAGGCAGCTGATGGCTGGACCAGTTCAGCACCTG gaggatgaggaagaggaggacgatgGTTTTGGTGACCCAGAGCCTCTGTGCAGACAGAGCCTGAGCCTGGTGTACAGCACCATGGAGGAGAACTACCCAGAGGGCACCCTGCAGCTGCTGTCTGACCTGCTGCAGCCCCGCTTCTTCCCCCCCATCGACATCACCACCCACCTCCTCAGAGGCATCCTGCTGGACCCCCAGTGTCCCGACTTTCTCTGTCTGGAGGCCTACACTCTCCTCATGAGGACCCAGAGGCACAATCACACCGATCAGACCACTATCCCATGGGACTGGGAGCTGTTGACGTCAGTCATGGCTGCTGAACAG AGCCGTGGCAGGAGGCTCTGCTGTGAGGTGGTGCGTATGCTGCTGCAGTACGTCGTCCAGACCATGGAGGATGACTTCCGGGTCAAACTCTCCTTCCGTGATCTCCACCATTCCATCGCCAAGGCAACCCTGTCATGTGATGTACGGTTCACCCAGGTCAG AGATGTTATCAATTGGCTCTTTGCTGCTATTGTGAAATCAACAGGGGACAAAGGCAACATGTCTGCTAACATTGAGGTGAAAACACAGAAGGAAAAAGATGAACATCTAAA AATGGTGTTCCTCCTCCAGAAGATGCTGTCCTTTGCCTTGGAGGTGGATCGCTCCCCGGCTCTCAACTCCAGCAAACTCTCTGGGGAACTCTTCCACACGCTCATCAGCACTGTCTGTCTGAGACAACACAG GATGCTGATGCTGGAGACCCTGGAGAGCAGACTACTGAGATGTAAGCTGATAGAGCACCTGCTGCACCATGCAAGTCCACAGAAGACCCCTCTGCCCATGTCTCTGAGTCTGCTGCTACACTTCCTACACAACGCCACCCTCCCACCTGACCCTACA GATGGAGCTGAGAGCTGGAAGAAGTGGGAGGAGTTGGTCCAACTACTATGGATGTTGTTGCTGAGCTATGAGGAAGTGATGAAAG GTCACCTGCGCTCTGCCGTCACCGAGCGAGGGGGCTACGGTCGCGCTCCAATCCAGACAGTGAATGATTCTTTGTCGCGGTTGGCGGTCCAGGAGGCTATAGAGACCTTCCTGTCCAGAGCCCAGGCTGACCTGGGCCAAGACCTGCCTCCACACATCCACGAGTCCCTCACCTACCTGCAGGATCATCTGCTGGCCTCCTCTCATTGA